The stretch of DNA aattcaaaatggccgcttTCGACTATTTATGGAGGAATGTGAATAGCATAGAGTTCACTAAATCCTTTTCAACAACAGGCAAGGGTCTCAGAGGTCTAAGATTAATACGGCAATCTAAAGTGGAACTTGAAAGCCGTTCAGTTGATTATTTAAGCCGGTCTTAAAAGAATGTTCTAGAGAAAATCTTCTAACGTTTAGAACACATAAGCTTTGAAAAATGACCATGAGAGGCGACACagtttctacaaaaaaatttactctctctttttctctcattaaACCACTTAATTTCAAATAGTAATtcaaattacaacgcataattATTTCGTGCACGTTGTGGAATACCAACGTTCATAGCTGGTGGACGCTTTATCAAAAGCTTCTAATATGTAGATCGTATACATAATATTAGAATGCGgagaatatttagaatattcagTTTAGATTTAGAATATAAGCCTCTCCCCCTCTCTTGATTAGTATGCGTGTGTAAAATGATGTCATTTCCTCATAGTTTCTCCCTCCATGGTGGTTTCTTGGGGAAACGTTCTTGTACCGCTTCAATAATCTGGTCAGGAGGGAGTTCTAAAAAATTGcgagaattttatataaatgttGCCTGTCTGCTAATACGCACCTCAGTCTGTGTTGTATTTTATGAGTCCAAAAGAGACAATTTgtgataattattttgtttaaagacATCAAAATGCTCAAGTTCATTGTGATATTCACCTTACTCAGGATTAATAATTGTGATCAGTGGCTCAGTGAGGATTTATATGGGAATTCTGGGTATTCTATCTCCCAACCGAGTCATTTGTATCCGAGATCAATAAATGAGCAGAATAGCACTGAATCCATTGAATCTCAAGatctcaaaattcaaatgaatccTCAAGaggtgaaaattgtgaatttctttaagtaaaattattgtgaaatccttaaaaaaaacattgagagTGTTGTGGAAGTAAAACACGGGatttgatttttgaaaatttttcccattcaattaaaatgaattatttaattaataggtactaaaaaaatgtttaagcaTTGacatttgttaaaaattaataaaaaactctttaaaataattccttgtttaaaattaatttctaaaaaaatacgttaggttcaaaaagaattatccATGCCTGGAGAAGAAGGCATCCTCTCTGAAACGTCGCTTGAATTAAAAGAGTTGAATTCCCAAAGATAAAATCCCGTGTTTAACTTCTATATCAACGAAAATTGACCAAACTTTAACATTGAGGATAATTTTTGTTCTCAAAGGAAACGAATCCTGCAGACTTTAGCGATGTCTGCACTAATGCAGGATGCATTCGGGGGAAGATTGAGAGTGGACGTATCAAGCCCTACCAGGCCTTTTACGGCATTCCCTATGCTGAACCTCCTGTTGGAGAATTAAGATTGGAAAACGCAATTCCACACAGAGGATGGTCAGGCTATTGGAATGCCACATACCCAAGAAGTGATTGTATTCAGAGAAATGTCTTCCTCTACACTCAACCAATCTTGGGCTCAGAAGATTGTCTCTACCTCAACGTTTATCGACCTATTGGGAAGAAAGATAAACTTCCAGTCATGGTTTTCATACACGGTGGGGGATTCACATCATTCTCCGGAAGTCCTGGTCAATTCGGTCCGGACTATCTAATGGACAATGAGGAAGTAATTTTGGTTACAATGAACTACAGACTTGGGATGTTTGGCTTCCTCTGTTCGGGAGATGAAGCTGTTAAGGGAAATTTTGGATTGAAGGATCAACAGCTTGCCCTCAAATGGATAGCAGCCAACATTGAAGCCTTTGGAGGGGATCCTGATTCCATTACCCTTGCAGGACAAAGCGTTGGAGCTGCTTCGACGCAGTACCACATTATTAATCCAGATTCTCAAGGTACTTTCCTTAAGGATCTGTTCCATTGAGGTTTCGATTTATCCTTATCCTTTCAGCCCTCTTTCATCGCGCCATTATGTTGAGTGGAGCTTTTAGTTTTTGGGCACTGGGAAATGATTCAGCAGTGAGATTTAGGCAGAGTGCTCAACGGAGTGGGCTGCAAGATTGGGAAACAGCATCAACTTCCGAATTGGcaaaacaattcaaaaagttGGATGCATTGACACTCGTTTTGGCCTATGATCAGCTATACCTTTTCCCTTTAACTCCTTCAATTCCACTTCGTCCCTGTATTGAAGGCAACTGGGAAGGAGCTTTCCTGACGCAGGATCCAGAGACCACATGGGCTGAAGGGAGATTCCCACAGAAACCTATTCTCTTCGGAATGGTGGCTAATGAGGGATCTTTTGCAGCGTCAATAGGAGAAAATAGTACAAGATTGAggatttttagtgaaaatatCTATCAATTCCTTCCAATTCATATGAACTTCGATCCTAGATATACGCAAGATATTTTGGACTTTTACTTCGATGGAGAGGACTACATCAACGCCACGAATGTTCAATCGTACTACCAAGTAATGGctggaacatttttttcttaaacttttcttaaagtttttttttaaataatttattttagatgtTTGGAGATAGATTATTTTATCATCCAGTCATAAAATCGATAAATCAATATCGGAAATATGCTGACTCAcacaaaaatccaattttcattaacaaaTTCGGATTTCAGGTAATGCAAATTCGGATTATTTCCACagggattaatttatttaatgagacATTTTCCTTGCAGAGTTCCTACACATTTGTTAAGCTTATAACAGGGCAGGATATAAATCTGGGAGTTTGTCATCTGGATGATCTCATCTACTTGTTCAGCATGACGGATTTCTTCCCAGTAATTGAACCTAATACTCCAGAAGGACGAATGAGTGATGTTCTCGTACACACAGTGGTTAATTTTGTTGTTCGTGGAGAAGTAAAAGAATGGGCAAACTTAGAACCTTGTACGTCAGAGACAAAGTCCTTCTGCGACTATCAAGCTTTCACGAGATATGAGGAAATGGATCCTAATTCTGTTTTAGTTtccatttcaaataaaattgatgaagaaatGATTGAATTATGGGATAAAATTGGatcatatttttgaaaaatttgtatttaaggTACCTCCTATACctatttattagattttaagGAATGTGAAGTATACAATATCCTTCTGAAAGTAGTAGGCAAAGATTGGTGAGCCTCAGTTGAGTTagttcaaaagaatatttacaattttggtTTGAGCTTTTAACGTTTTTGTGTGTCTTAAGAAGGActtcttttcaattcttttttatgtttttttttctaagataTTTAGgtacattttaaatattttttttttaaattaattatcaaaTGAGCATGGAAATAATATTGTTTGATCTCTTAAGAAAAGCCTCAACTTCCTGAACTTTCGCCCATATGGTATAGTTTTCACAATCAGAAGTCAGGTTTAGGGTATTTCTTGTGAAGAATTATTACTTAGGAGTTAGGAGGGAATATCTCAAATACGACCTTTTTCTCATGACTGAATCAattatctttcaattttatcattctTTCACTATTTTGtaataacattaaaaataaaaggaataagtccatatttttgtgttttaaatgaaataagaaaaatcttatttgaTTGCGTTTAATTTGTAGGGTAGGACGGGGCAAAAAATCAATGCTCTGTCTCGCTAAGAAATATTGTGAGCTCTTTCTTAAACTTTTGTGCCTTTTGTGTTATACCATTTGCCCATTTATTCCAAATATTctccagataaacaccccttggttcAGACCCATCAGTAGACTTTCAAAAAAAGTGCGGGCATGCTCGATAAATGATCCCAAATGgctgaagaaaatgaaattatttatctaAATTCTTGATCTACCGTAAGAATGTCTCGGAGATCGCGCATTTTATTCCCCACGATTATCTTATTGTGGCTTTTCAAGGGCAATAGTACGCTCAATTTTCAGCTGAATAGAAATTCCAGTCCCAATTAAGCTTCTCTCAGCACACAATATCATAGCATTCAGGGCAATTGCCACGGAATTGCGTCACGAAGGGTATCAGCTGGGAGAGTATGTTAAACTTTATCAACTTAATATACATGGGAATGTATGCAAATGAATTCAAAGCTgcattattgatttttttttcaattatattttcccTTTATAGAATTTCCACGCAACAATTAGGTACGTGTCAGCAGCAACAGCCTGAAGCTTCTATACAAAGTTTGTAATAAAGTCTAGAGGGGCAAAATGTACATTTAAATGGCAATTTATGTCTAAAATTGACACCTTGTTTTCTAAATGGGACTTGTGGGTAATGAATTCCTCATGTGACAGGGCGATAAACAAGGAAATTTTGTAGTCTGGTAACTTAATCATTATGGGGACTTCGACTCATTTCCATCGCAGCACTCTGATTGACAGATTAATGTGCTCTGATAAATGCTTTTTCGGTAATTAACCTCGGGCACAGCCTATATAGCAGCCTATAGGTAGgctaaaattacaaaataacatACAATCACACGCCATAGAGAGAAccaaaaatagttttcaaaTGAAACACTAAAAATACACGAATTAGGCTTTATCCACAATcaaattgtgaataaatttgtatttttgtaagtttttttttagatacaAAAGTTCTTAGTGCTTTTGGTTTGGTCCCTACCACAAGTAGTTGCCTTCTACTGTAGATGCTATATATagttttatacataatatattaaattaattcatgaatttgtatgaaaatttatcgAAAACATCTgcgtatttattttaaattgattaatatttaACACAAACTAtataggaaaataatttagggGAGAATGGCTCAAGAATAAAcagaaaaagtttatttttctctaaaaatatcTGTTTGTAAAGTTTCAATGAACATTTCcttgaaaaataagaagaatcaattaaattgtaatttttggaattaattttcctttaaattttgattctgATAGATTCTTAACGCGTCATTGAGAGTTTGACAAGAAAACGGATAAGTTAGGAGAAAAGGCTACATAAAATCTGtttaagagtgaaaaaaagagCCTCAAATCTTCTAAGAAAAGTCGTTAcaatcaattaataatttctcgaactttctgtggaaaagcataaattctaaaaattcataaatattttcttttcatcttcattGGAAAGAATACCTTCCAATAAATCAGAAGGTAAATgacataataaatattttctcaaaatttagtattttccaataaaattccaagaaaagctccaaaagctcTCTTTCAACGTCTTCAGTGTTTTTCATTGTAATATTTGTAGTTATTCATTAAATCCTTCAGCAACAATATAAATGGAAATTGTATTGTGAGATAAACACGTACACTGCACTAATTCTTCCTCTCTTTTCATTCAATTGAATCAGCCAGAGTTctggtggaaaattcatgcCAGTGCAGTGTGCCACAATTTTGAGTCTGCATTGCGTATAGTATTACAATTCATATCAGCACAATCATTGCACCCTCCACCCTCAGGCTGGAAAAAAAGTCCAGCATAGGGATGGGCTGGGGGCAAAAACGTCTGTTGACAAACTTCCAGAAGACACAGCTTTTTCGTAACTCGACTGATGATCATGTACCGTAgcgagaaaatatatttcacgaAAATCCCCAACTCCCAAATAATCATTAGCATTTTCCACCACGATGTTGGGGAATTTTTCGTGACGACCCTCCCCCCTTTTTCCTGTCCGCAACTGAATAGAAGGTACATATTCCACACCGTGCAATTTCGCGTCAGGTTAAAAGGAGATTGACGATGGTAAAATGAATATATTGCTAGTTTTCCCCCCACAGCTGatgacaatttaatttttttgccccaAAATACTTTATGATTTGGACATGTATGGCAAAGTGGAGCAGTTGCAAATAACATTGGACATACATTAACATTTCAGTTTGGACGGGTATAAGTAGCGAATGGTCACAGGTATTGAAAATAACTGataaaaaatttgttattaaagttttgaattctgaatgattttcttatccTACTAAGCATTTTGCTGTTCtctatttttaatcatttgaaAATCAGGCTCAAAAGTTtaagattttcattaaaaaatccctTAACTCTTTAAGAATCATTGGTGTGTTCTCTTCCCAGAAAATTTATCATCTTctattaaagatttattaattaatttctcaatgttAGTATGTTTATAGGTATATGCAGTCGCAATCACTGCAGGAATATGATTTGATTTAATATGCactgagaattttaaaaataaacaaggaCGTCCCTAAGGAACAGAATGATGAATAAcgtaaaatgaatgaaaattttaaaaaagagcGATTTTTcgctaaattttttaaattagatctcaaatgaatttcaaaattatttttcataaataaataaaattaaaaaattaaaattaataaaatttttccaaacgTCGCTGTATGACAGAGAAAGTGTGTTGAGGAACATGGAAAATTGTTCTCCAACAAAGTGTGACATTTCATCTTTTATTGACGAGCTTGTCTTTACTACAATTTGCCCATTGTACTATAGGTATTTAGTTCgtcaggaaaattttctttgttgagtTTGAGAACacaaaagaaagatttaaagaaTTACTTcacgaaaaaatttaaaaatatttgtttagaattgaattttattgacaatTTCCAGTgaaatttcgcaaaaaaaaattcttaaaagagCATAtcagggttaaaaaaaaacttttattcctaaaaaattcaggagaatttaaatttaaatatgttGTAGGGATCGCTATGAGATCAATAGCCTTTATATTCTAAAATCTGTCTAAGGCTCTATTACCGGACTGAGTGAGCTTTAAAacttcatgaattttctttcgggaaataataaaataatgattaAAAGTCACGCAATGTGGGAGGATAcagcaaaatataaaatattattaaactcaaaaatttatatttttgataagACTTGGCGATAAAAGTTCCATCATTTCCCTAAGTCTTAGTCAAAAGAGCCCACGTTGGAATCACAATGCTCTATAAATCATAAATGTCTATGGTGGAACTTGTAAAGTACTCTGACGTtatcaaaagcaaaaaatctcaacatCACAAGGAGGAACTATTTTCGTGTGTTCGgcattataaaaataaaaacagcacacagtaaaatttttattgtaccAAAGTGCTATTTGTTATTGGATTCCTTTCGTTCTCTCTTGAAATTGTATACCTATTACAATAATTAAGCACTCAAAATAAAACCATAAGGCTTTGCGTTTGCGCATCATGTCAAACACGAGCAATTTATACGTACATGtagatatatatatttttttaattttagataatttgATATCTCTCTATTCTCATTGCCTCCCCCACAAGCTGTGAAGCCCCTTCTGTGGCACTTGTGTGCCCTCATTGAAGGTATATATAATTTGTGGTGCGTTGAATCGTGAAAGTCACTGTGGGAAAGCCCCCTCCTATATTGCGCTAATGGACAACACACGACCAACTCACGAGCTCAACATTATTATTACATGACCactaaaacatatttttctaacAGCTCTCTCGGGATTGAaccaacaaataaataaaataaaataaaatttgagggaaaaaagaaattttgtaaattttcaaacctCATTGAGAGAACGAAATTCCGCCTTTAATAAATCCTTGGAAAATACATGGTTTTGGATGCAGGCAGGCTCCAGTAAAATTTTGACGTTAGATCACTGCACACACTGCTTAATATTTCACCCTAAAACACCTCAAGacttcacaaaaaaatgagattcaaATTGCGAGATTCTTgggtaataaagaaaaaagcctATTTTCACGGAAGATTTGGCCAAAACATCACTTAAAttattcactaaaaaaaatatatgggctttcttttatttattgtgcACAAGCACACGGTTGTGTTTTGCAGTATTCGAGTGACAGATAGACACTGAAATGTGAAAGCGCACCGTGGACGAAGTTGTAGCGACTCAATTCCGATACAGTGCTCCTCAAACTGTTGGATACAATATCTGTGAAACTTTCCACATGATACAACGCTTGGGTTGGGTGTAGTCGAGGCATTAACCCATGTTGCATACGGTTGCATATCTTATGTTATCAGtagtttagaaaattaattcgttAAACTGTTGGGCATTaactgaaatttaaattgaaaactttaaaggaaaattcatcaaaaagtaattttctgaCGCATTAATCAACAtagtacgaaaaaaaataatagcgtcgttttgagaatttttttttttagataatcgAGTTTATTTtagttaagaaaatatttttttttcgttgactCATAACTGGAAGTTTATGAagattgaaattattaaatcagTTTTAATTCATATAGTTTTCGACAATTTATTTAAGcgattctaacgtttgacgttcctttTCTATCGTTTGTCGTATTCTGTTCCAACgtttggatttttttgctaacgtttggattttttttctaacgtttagaatttttctctcttaagtTCTAGTTTGCTTTCGAACGTTTAATAAGCTTCTagcatttgacgtttcttttaatgtACGTTTATTTGGacacttgaaaaatttcttttatcccAAATATATTCagcaaattgaaatattcttatgtctgattttaaattcctaaaagtcaattttaaaaCAGATTCTCAAAATTACgccaaaaagttctaaaactctttttttgggTCTTCTTTGGTCTATTGTgcgtgaatttaatttatttcttctttgaaaaacaaattagattcataaaaatctgggaatataaaaaatttcatgtgTGGGTCTACGTGTAGCCCCTCCACAATAAGCTTACTTTAGCTGCAGTGAATTTGGAAACGACTATAATCGCGACCACCCCAAACAAATCTGAATCTGAATCTACGTGTAACCCAAAaagacgcgaaagggttaatcgaatctatttaatttttgtggaaTTAAAACCTTATTATGCCGTTTTTCATCTCAAGATTaacaaagaaaagtcaatcataacgcgtccagttattagagttggtataccacaacgcggatgggtcagtctatgcgttgtaatttaattttttagtagtattagtaggcaaggttgatttcttttatgaaattcatcaattcgaaagacaaaaatggttatatctcaagttctattgcacatacagaaatttcttgactagttttggaaaggtattgaaataagctataatctgacatatatttcgatacatttcaaggtcacctccagaacacaaaattgcggatttttgttttaccaaaacagttttttggactttttgtcctcaaggaatggttttagaggtttctgatgttccagaaagttgtagataattgcaaaacctttaatttgataccaaattgagcaaaatcggacaatccgtttaagagatatgactcttagaacttttcaaattcaagaatttttcaaatggctatatcttctaaacggtgacatagaatttcttcatttttggacagatgaaagatattgagtcaggctacaacatatcaaaatttaaaggaaacgataacagatgttgggagatatagccccttaaagttaggcaatttttgtttttgtttttagcgcctcttgcggccatttttggaacttggaatgttttagacagttgtagggcttctcaatacttttcatttgataccaagatggtcaaaatcggtcaagccgttctcgagttatatcgaaaaaacactttttgctttaggccgccatatttgctaaaccgcttgaccgattttcaagtatgaattatcgatgaaaatgtctcactgagctctacaacatactaaaatttcagacctctagctataagggaactgattgacggtgtttcaaaatggcggacggcggccatcttggattttgaaaatacgaaaaaatgaaaatttacacccacatttctatagaaaacttcaaactggaagtctctatctgttaccgttcttgagctataagCCAAAGTTTGGGccaccggacggcaggccggcaggccggccggatcaaaaatttttcaccaccatttccgtaatgtgggatgtctaaaacgtgctcataccaagtttgagcccgatctgaggtggtcggtttttccgatgattacaatacttggtatgccacgattgtggtataccaactaatttttaagcttttgcaGCGATAAGACATTCAAATATTCTCCCTGGTTACTCCACTAAAGCTTCCTATTGAATCTAGGAAGATCGAGATCGCTGTACGATAtccaaattaaataatcaaacTGATTATACTAATTAATCGAACGTTTTCTTTTACACCAAAAGAGCTTAATGtgtttaatcaattttcatgcCTATTGGAAACGCAACAATATGTTTGATATGCTTCATTTTAACTTCTTAGTTTTTTTCCAAGAAGgtcataaaagaaataatttatttccctaattttttcccctAAAATCTTTGCTTAATTTAATACGATTGATTTCTCTAAAATATCTTCAGTTGCTTCTAATTCCTCAAATTGTTAATATCAAGTCAAATAGTTAAGTGAGAGATAGATCttatctgccgaatatttcttcaataattaataGCGTTGtgataaaattccaattttaatCTTCATTGTAAAGATTCTTTTCGTGGGTAGTTTGCGTAGTGAATCAAAGGTTGACATTGAGTGCCTAACTAATTCCACTTTAGtcttgaattcttttctttatttcgtACCTATCACACTTGTAGGGCTTTGCTATCTCAAAGTTAAATTTCACCCGTCTTgggagaatttattgaaatgatGGAGTGAGACCATATTCAGTGATTAGATAAGTTTTCCCAATAAAAGGACCACATTGTATTTTCTGATAAATCAGTATTCAAAGAAAACTCTGCAATGAAGAAACTCCTTTTGTGCCTTGGCTTTCTCGTTCTCGGTAATATTATtctggaaaataaaaagtgtaaaatattgaagatttttgtgaattttgtagCACATGCGAGTCCCATTTGGGAGAATGACTACCAGAGCCCGGAGGTACC from Lutzomyia longipalpis isolate SR_M1_2022 chromosome 4, ASM2433408v1 encodes:
- the LOC129796426 gene encoding juvenile hormone esterase-like, producing the protein MLKFIVIFTLLRINNCDQWLSEDLYGNSGYSISQPSHLYPRSINEQNSTESIESQDLKIQMNPQEETNPADFSDVCTNAGCIRGKIESGRIKPYQAFYGIPYAEPPVGELRLENAIPHRGWSGYWNATYPRSDCIQRNVFLYTQPILGSEDCLYLNVYRPIGKKDKLPVMVFIHGGGFTSFSGSPGQFGPDYLMDNEEVILVTMNYRLGMFGFLCSGDEAVKGNFGLKDQQLALKWIAANIEAFGGDPDSITLAGQSVGAASTQYHIINPDSQALFHRAIMLSGAFSFWALGNDSAVRFRQSAQRSGLQDWETASTSELAKQFKKLDALTLVLAYDQLYLFPLTPSIPLRPCIEGNWEGAFLTQDPETTWAEGRFPQKPILFGMVANEGSFAASIGENSTRLRIFSENIYQFLPIHMNFDPRYTQDILDFYFDGEDYINATNVQSYYQMFGDRLFYHPVIKSINQYRKYADSHKNPIFINKFGFQSSYTFVKLITGQDINLGVCHLDDLIYLFSMTDFFPVIEPNTPEGRMSDVLVHTVVNFVVRGEVKEWANLEPCTSETKSFCDYQAFTRYEEMDPNSVLVSISNKIDEEMIELWDKIGSYF